From Candidatus Manganitrophus morganii, the proteins below share one genomic window:
- a CDS encoding vitamin K epoxide reductase family protein: MPPKRIIVALLLAASLIGFIDAAYLTAKHYLGAPPPCGRFGGCETVTTSEYATIAGVPIALLGAVYYLAVFLSVIAYLDTRRPGILRMTAGFTAVGFLASLWFVYLQLFVIKAICPYCMLSAFASTVLFIVGMIVLRGQRELDSSPADARSR, from the coding sequence ATGCCTCCTAAGCGGATCATCGTCGCCCTGCTGCTAGCGGCGAGCCTGATCGGCTTTATCGATGCCGCGTATCTGACCGCCAAGCATTATCTCGGCGCGCCGCCCCCCTGCGGGCGCTTCGGGGGATGTGAAACGGTGACCACCAGCGAATACGCCACGATCGCCGGGGTGCCGATCGCGTTGCTGGGGGCGGTCTACTATCTCGCCGTTTTTCTCTCGGTCATCGCCTACCTCGACACACGCCGCCCCGGAATCCTCCGGATGACCGCCGGCTTTACCGCCGTCGGTTTTCTCGCGTCGCTCTGGTTCGTCTACCTCCAGCTCTTCGTCATCAAAGCAATCTGCCCCTACTGCATGCTTTCGGCCTTCGCCTCGACGGTATTGTTCATCGTGGGGATGATCGTGCTCCGGGGGCAACGCGAGCTTGATTCGTCTCCGGCCGACGCTCGTTCCCGCTGA
- a CDS encoding thioredoxin domain-containing protein produces MANKKQKEKARVSKEERKAQRARSRMALWTSVIAGVMAVVIGVVWVAAPPSGEVTGRPDASLTEISQDEWIKGNPNAPVTLVEYSDFQCPSCGTYFPLLKELNSEFDDRLRIVYRHYPLGFHAHAELAAQAAEAAGKQGKFWQMHDLIFRQQKDWSEKVGSARALFIGYARDLGLDMARFEADLDSKEVRQAVDADRRSGDRLGVDSTPTFFLNGVKIQNPRGYDPFKNLIEKAMADAS; encoded by the coding sequence ATGGCAAATAAGAAACAAAAAGAAAAAGCACGGGTGTCTAAAGAAGAGCGCAAGGCGCAACGGGCCCGCTCCCGTATGGCGCTCTGGACATCGGTGATCGCCGGCGTGATGGCGGTGGTGATCGGCGTCGTCTGGGTCGCGGCGCCGCCGTCGGGCGAGGTGACGGGCCGCCCCGATGCGAGCCTTACCGAAATTTCACAAGACGAGTGGATCAAAGGGAATCCGAATGCCCCGGTGACGCTGGTCGAATACAGCGACTTTCAGTGCCCTTCCTGCGGGACCTACTTCCCCCTCCTCAAGGAACTGAACAGCGAATTCGACGACCGGCTCCGGATCGTCTATCGCCACTATCCATTGGGCTTCCACGCCCATGCGGAATTGGCCGCCCAGGCGGCGGAGGCGGCCGGGAAGCAGGGAAAGTTCTGGCAGATGCACGACCTGATTTTCAGACAGCAGAAGGATTGGTCGGAGAAAGTCGGAAGCGCCCGGGCGCTCTTCATCGGCTACGCGCGGGATCTCGGGCTCGATATGGCGCGCTTTGAAGCCGACCTCGATTCGAAAGAGGTCCGGCAGGCGGTCGACGCCGACCGCCGCTCCGGGGACCGGCTGGGGGTCGATTCGACCCCGACTTTTTTTCTCAACGGGGTAAAAATCCAAAACCCGCGCGGCTACGATCCATTCAAGAATCTGATCGAGAAAGCGATGGCCGATGCCTCCTAA
- a CDS encoding heavy-metal-associated domain-containing protein gives MKKVVLMSLGAGILVAGGIGMSCLFNSAADNAMQMAYSGSNPAMARTAAIEKVSVQFMKEDGDCPKAASKKVLQVLLSVPGVVEASVDPDQLLAAVTVEKGAVPVSSLKSAIEQAGFMTL, from the coding sequence ATGAAAAAAGTAGTTCTGATGTCACTCGGAGCGGGCATTCTTGTCGCAGGCGGGATCGGAATGAGTTGTTTATTCAACTCCGCCGCGGACAACGCGATGCAGATGGCTTACTCGGGGAGCAATCCGGCGATGGCCCGGACGGCTGCCATCGAGAAGGTCTCCGTCCAGTTCATGAAAGAAGACGGCGACTGCCCCAAGGCCGCGTCGAAAAAAGTCCTTCAAGTCCTCCTCTCCGTCCCCGGCGTGGTGGAAGCCTCGGTCGATCCAGACCAGCTTCTGGCGGCGGTGACCGTAGAAAAAGGAGCGGTCCCGGTGTCCTCCCTAAAAAGCGCGATTGAACAAGCCGGGTTTATGACCCTATAA